The region atggcttgtaccccgtaatggatttttcctccagaaacttgtccaatcctcttttaaaggcgtacaggccagtcaccatcatcacatcctgtggcaaggagttccacagaccaaccacatgctgagtaaagaaatattttcttttgtctgttctaactctcccaacactcaattttagtggatgtcccctggttctggtgttttgtgagagtgtaaagagcatctctctattcactctgtccatctcctgcataattttgtatgtctcaatcatgtctcccctcaggcgtctcttttctaggctgaagaggcccaaacgccgtagcctttcctcataaggaaggtgccccagccctgtaatcatcttagtcgctctcttttgcaccttttccatttccaccatgtcttttttgagatgcggtgaccagaactggacacaatactccaggtgtggccttaccatagatttgtacaatgaaattacaatattagccgttttggaacaacagccactctttatagccttcatagatctcatgaaggcctttgacctggtcagcagggatggcctcttcaagattctccccaagattggatgtccatccaggctcctcagcatcatcagatccttccacaaggacatgaagggcactgttgtctttgatggctccacatcagacccctttgacatccgaagcggcgtgaagcagggctgtgttcttccaccaaccttgtttgggattttcttcgctgttctgctgaagcatgcctttggaactgcaacagaaggcgtctatctccagaccagatcagacggaaagctcttcaacctctccagactgagagcaaagtccaaagtccagctgaaatgtctgcgtgacttcctctttgccaacgatgcagctgtcactacccactctgccaaagatctccagcagctcatggatcgttttagcaaggcctgccaagattttggactgacagtcagcctgaagaaaacacaggtcatggttcaggatgtggactcacctccctgcattacaatctctgcacatgaactggaggttgtccatgactttgtgtaccttggctcaacgatctctgacactctttctctcgataccgagctaaacaaatgcatcagtaaagcagctaccacgttttccagactcacaaagagagtctggtccaacaagaagctgatggaacataccaagatccaggtctacagagcttgcatcctgagtacacttctgtactgcagcgagtcatggactcttcactcacaacaggagtggaaactgaacgctttccacatgcgctgcctctgacgcattctcggcatcacctggcaggacaaagttccaaacaacacagtccaggaactcacaacttgttaatcttttatttatttatttatttataaaccattttttattggagaaataaaatattttttatgtgcttcccccctaaagatgaacttacttctgagtagacatgcacaggattgggctgtcaatctccacatccccttccccctagctactttttctacacaaggggaaaaaatactgtacaggtgcacttgtagcatgtagtatgtagtgtggcactacttcgaggagaggaagcagtgaatggattccaaaaaatggcttacatgagttccatgtagtaaaattactctaagcaactgtgggagtaagtacaaaaaaggaattcttacgtgagaggggtccttaggtgcacatagaaacagctacgtttgcaaacaagcaattaaatatggtttaattcaggtatcagaatactctgtgtctttgggaaggcgcttggcatgcagttgtatgttctctgctgtcctgagcagctgctgtgcattgctggagaggagctgcaaacgctggctggtggagggcatgcttgtgggggaaggatgaggggGATCtttggcaaggctggacagcatgttgtacacaagtagaatcccttttcacctgcccttagcatgtgaaaacgggtgcagatatatatctctgccaggattaagagcccaatcctaggtatgtttactctgaagtaagtctcgttctagtcaatggagcttactcccaggaaagtgcctaggattgcagcctaagagcccaatcctatgcatgtctactcagaagtccactttagtgaatggggcttactgtggataggatggcagcctcagggcccaatcctgtgcctgtctactcagaagtcagtcccattagagtcaatggggcttccttccaggaaagtgtggagaggactgcagtctcagagccaAAGCCAATGGCTCTCttctcagaaatcagtcccattagaggcagtggggcttcctcccaggaaggtgtggagaggactgcagcctcagagtccctcctctgcctgcctactcaggctgcaaggctatgacactttcccaggagtaagccccattgaacacaatggaacttacttctgagtagacatgcataggcttgggctctcaggctgcaaggctatgcaccctttcccaggagcaagccccattgtgcacaatgagacttacttctgagtagacatgcctaggcttgtgctgcagattggcacgggggctgcaccagccagcttccttcccctcctcctctgccatgccagtacctgggcgttccatgggtgccacagcccgtctccctggctggctggctggctggctgtccgtcctcctcctcggtgttggCGTGTGTGCgcggaggggggaggcgggctgggctcaggcgagagcttggagatggggcaagagggggtcgttgtgcggtcaggcaggggccaggcgcccgcccaccctgcacccacccagcgaatggctctgttttgctcccccctcctggaatgcctctgaaggggaggggcccctgcaaaaaggtgccggaactccatcctcccccccccacacacacacatttcattagaaaaaaagccctggcaaTAAGGATTGCATTTCTAGCTAGACATGTTTAGGGAGtgaatttgtttgtttgcttttttccacTCCAAGCCAATCTGCAAACTTCAGCATTCAggtttgtgttttgcttttgagtagcactctctctctctctctctctctctctctctctctctctctcttaccctTTTCTGGGCATAATTGTTATTGCATCCAATGTGGTTGTGCTACCTTTTGTGTCCATTCAGAAAAGGGCAGGCTTTCTTCATCAGCCTGCTTGTTGTATTTTCCTCAATACCCTTTTCCCATGTTAAtgacttctttatttttttttttttttaagtaatgttATGACTGTTCACCTGCCTAATCCTTCACTGCTGTGATTTGATATTAACCAAGAACCATGGTGATCTCTGGaaagggtgttttttgtttgtttttcccccagaTGCCTCTGCCTGTTTTCTTAGTTTGGGGTGGTGGCAGTATAGAGCTACCAGTTTTGCCCATTCAGCTGTTGATCTGCTGATAGGGAAAGCAGGTAGCAGCAAGGGATGCCCTGAATACTAACAACTAGTTGTTCCTGCTCTTTCCAAGTGATTAGGAATCACTTGGATTCACATTGATTAGGAATAAAGGATGGATCAAGATCTGTAGAAACTTTATTCATGATTACATAAAGAATATAATAACAAAATCATATAGAATAACTTTTAAGGAATAGCTTACCCTGAACATTACTGCTAGACCTGGTGTCAGAAGTTGGGCCTGTTAGCCTCCCAATGTTGCTAGACCTCAATAGCTCCAAAGCTGCTAGGCCTGAAGTCAGGGGGATGAAGTGTAACAGGCAAGATTACTAACAGTTTGAAAAATAAATCagttatactttttaaaaaaattttaaaactgtCAATATTCTGAATTATATATAGAACTTTAAAATATGTTCTACAAAACACAACATGGATTGCATTTTTTTAAGTAAACCAGTAACTAGAAAGATAAAGAGATCTTCAACAAAATAGATCACACTTGGCAAAAGGAAGAATGTAGCAGCCCAAttgtaggcatgtctactcagaagtaagttgtattatagtgaatgggacttactcccaggtaagcaaggACAGTGCTGCAGGATgtatgtcttagggcacaatcctagccaactttccagcgctgacatagctgtgccaatgtggtgtgctctgcatcctgcagtggggaggcagtcaaggggaactcctcaagctaagggcatgtttgttaccttaccttggggctgcattgcggctaggtcagtgcttgaaacttggttaggatcgcgcccttaaTTGAATATGTAGACATGTTGAGATATATAGGTATGTAAGAAAACCAAAATGAAAGCCATAAAACTAATGAGGCCAAGGCTGTGCAGAGTTACATATGCTTTAAGCTCACTGATTGTAAAGCCATCCATTAGGTTCAACTATAGGTGCACAGTGAAAGAATGAATGTCTTTGCGAGGAAACAAATATTTAAGCCACCTTTCCctgatggcagcccaatcctaactgcccaATATCCAAAGCTGCAGCGGAGCCAAAATGGCAGCCTGCACTGcctcctttggagaaggggacatttgtcctcttccccctgctaatagagcaggtcccacaatggggctactcaactctgcaccgtctatttagccggtgcagagtaaagcagcctgGTGTTGGGCCAggaagcctgacatgggcctctgtatccagcagagctctgccagtcccaccccctcccaccccactccctaccCCAGCCCTTCTTTCTCCTACCCCGGaatgcttccccctgccctgactcACCACTCCACTGCCTAGCGCTCGCCtagagctctgggcagcttgcAACTAGCTTCCATCCCAtgctggcccagcgtgggcttgTGCTGAGCGAGCACCAGGGCAGGCCCGGTGgtgagtgttgcaggcatgccttactgcatgtttgtgacactcatcGCTGGCACTGACCCaaaaggatcaggcccttagtacATACACTCCAGTATCACCTGCATTTCTAATTCAGTATTATTTTCGCAAGGACATAAAATTCCTTGTGATTGCTTTCCGCAGGGCATCTTTGACCTCCTTATTTCTCAGGCAGTATATGATTGGGTTCAGCATTGGAGTGACCACAGTGTAGAACATGGATATGATTTTGTTGAAATTCATGGAATCAGTGGGAACGTCAGATGTTGGCCGTACATACATGAACATGAGGGTGCCATAGAAAATGGTCACTACAACCAAATGAGAACCGCAGGTTGAGAAGGCTTTTTGGCGGCCAGTAGAAGAGGGGATTCTAAGAACAGTGATTATGATGAGGATGTAAGACACCAAAATGAGGAGAAAGGAACTAACTATGACGCTAGTGGCCACAATGAAATTTGCGAGTTCAGCTTCAACTGGGCTTGTGCAAGAGAGTTTCAACAGGGGTGGTGCATCACAAAAGAAGTGGTTGATCTCATTGGGCCCACAAAATGGCAGCCTACACAGTGAGACCAGAGGAGGAATGTTGATTAGGAAGGCACCAATCCAAGAGCCCACAGTCAATCGGAAGGAAGCTGTGttattcatcagatcaggatagCGCAGAGGGTTGCAAATGGCTAAATAGCGATCGTATGCCATGATTGCTAGAATAAAACATTCGGCTGTACCTAGTGTAATATGGAAATAAAGCTGGGTAATGCAACCAACATAAGTAATGGATTTGTTTTTGGCTATGAACACCTCCAGCATCTTGGGGACAATATTGGAGGTGTACCAAATCTCCAGGAAGGAGAAGCTgctga is a window of Tiliqua scincoides isolate rTilSci1 chromosome 5, rTilSci1.hap2, whole genome shotgun sequence DNA encoding:
- the LOC136652831 gene encoding olfactory receptor 6B2-like, which gives rise to MVAANTTVTHFIILGFPSLKKLHLLLFVLGLIVYILTLCGHLTIIAIVRIDHHLHTPMYFFLSSFSFLEIWYTSNIVPKMLEVFIAKNKSITYVGCITQLYFHITLGTAECFILAIMAYDRYLAICNPLRYPDLMNNTASFRLTVGSWIGAFLINIPPLVSLCRLPFCGPNEINHFFCDAPPLLKLSCTSPVEAELANFIVATSVIVSSFLLILVSYILIIITVLRIPSSTGRQKAFSTCGSHLVVVTIFYGTLMFMYVRPTSDVPTDSMNFNKIISMFYTVVTPMLNPIIYCLRNKEVKDALRKAITRNFMSLRK